A stretch of DNA from Hydra vulgaris chromosome 03, alternate assembly HydraT2T_AEP:
AGCATAACAAGGTTAATTAATAATTCATCTGTGTGCATATCAGGGCATATAAATTTGTCATTGACTAAGATAGCTATGCTTTTTTCGAGAAGATTTAAAGATGgttcagtattttttattcttaaattcaaagaaatattgcaatgatttaattttgtatGCCTTGCAAAGCCTCATTGAGATTTGCATTTCTTAGCGCAAATTGCAcaagaaaatgtatttttttactgtttcacTAAACAACTTAAACCCTAAGGAttctacatttttaattaaatttttgtcttCAAAAAGAATACCAGTTTACAAAGAAACAATTTTACATCAAATGAAGCATTAATATCTTAATGCGTTTTAACATTTTGTGCACTCTGTTCCTGACCGCATGAttgtttttaagtgtttttaacattaaaatattaaaaagcgaatatatatataaagcgaatattaaaaaaaattacaatattacaGCCTGAGTGACCGAACTATCTATTTCTTATGACTAAGGTTACACTGAAATGTTTTCAGTATGTAGCCATGTCTGAGAAACAGTCGTCAGCATTGTTCAAGCATCAtaactttttcttgaaaaactgttaaaaagtaGTTGgccaaaactttttaaacactattttagtatatatttagaatgctttttaattaaagtaattattatataaatatgattttgttTCACATTTTAGGATTTTATCAGGAAATGGAAATTCCAGAAcctataaaatatctttatttgatacaaagtGGTTATTACATACATTCAAGTTTTGCAACTGTGTTTATGGATGTTTGGAAGAAAGATTCTATTGCAATGCTTTATCATCATATTCTCGCTCTGAcacttatacttttttcatACTCAGTGAGGTAAATAGTTTTATTCTTTCATTTCAAAGGAAAGTGCtttttgaattgttattaaacaatgtattaaaaaaaatttttttttttgtgtcataTAGATACCACTGCATAGGCTTAATTGTTTTGTATCTACATGATCCATCTGATGTTATCCTTGAAGCAACAAAACTTGGTGTTTGtataaataagaagaaaaaaaatcgtatatttgaagcaattaataattttggatttgttttttttattttagtatggtatgttgtatatttctattttggttacatattttttctttaagaacagtaaattattttaaggtgcattaaacattttttttattgggtCGATGAAAAAGTTATGagcaatttttcttaaaattccTGGAAAGTTTTAGAAGCTTTGAAAAGTATTCGTGGTTTTAGCATATATATGGTGTGAAATGGCTTATTAGTTCAACTAAAATTTCTGCATTGCAATTTCTATATTAACTAGGTGCTGAACTTGGATGCATTCATGGTGCTATAGAATACCACTTGTACAAATTAGGATCTTCAAACTTGGTGTTTGGATACTACACAAACTGAATTCTAGGTCAGCAAGTGGACACCTGCACAAATCTCTTGTCTTTGTGCTGCACCTTTACTGGTTAGACCAAGTCATTATTAGAGTTGAGAAGTAAATACTCTATGTAAACCACACAAGGGTGTTCCAGTGGCTAGGGTTGGAACAACCACCAAAACCAATTCCAAATATCAACCTGCATAccaaaaagttgttgtttttggtTTAGTGGAGCATGCACATTATTATGTACTGGGAATAGTTTCGACCAAATACCACAATTATGGCAGCAACATGTTATGCTCAGCTCAACActaagtcttttaaaaaatgctcaagACACAAAGTTTACATCCTCCATGTTAATGTCTGCTCTCGCATTTCCAAACTGAAGTAGGAAAATTTAGAGTTTAGCTGAGAATTGTTGTCTCATTTTCCCTATCAGCCCAAACTCCAACAGATTATTATTTCTTCAGATCACTAAGCAACAGCTTGTGcaatgaaaaattcaaaataaaaattcacaaTCTAAAGAGCTCTACATCAATGGCATTTGTTCTTTGTATAAGGATTGGCAAGAGGTTATAGACATTAGTTGTGTGCATATATTAATAAAGATCagttatagaattaaaaaaatttttttagataaattttttattaaagtgtttattacttttaagcCAATTTTTTAGGttcaatagaaatatttttagatacagCAAGAATATATTTAGGTAAAGatattagcaatatttttagctacagaaataattttagataCAATAGGAATATATTTAAGTACagtagcaattttttttaggtatggaaaaaatatctttagctacagtaaaaatatttttagatacagTAGAAATATATTTAGGTACAGTAGAAAAATTTTTAGGTATGATAGAAACAACTTTAGGAACTGTAGATATATGTtaaggtataattaaaaaaatttcatcaccTGCAATATATGGTTATTTATATTTCAGGATTTATTTTCGATTGTATCTCTATCCTCAAATTGTGTTATTTTCTACTGCTTACATTTCTGTAAATACTATATCACATAACAAGTTCTACATACCTTTTAATGCCATGTTGATTTTGCTTTATGCTTTGAATCTCTGGTGGTTTAATATGATAATGGGACTTGCATATCGGATTGCTACTGGAAAATTGAAAGAGTTAGACGATACAAGAGAATATGACAATACATGTAAACCTCAACTTGactccaaaaaaaatttgaataatggAATGAAATTTGTTAAAggtaagataaaaatttataggaaaagaaaatgttttggtAATTACTCTCATGGTTGACTTACTTGCAAGTTGTACttgtctttaaaaattcaaaaaatagattttaaccataaaaagttctttatgaaatttcttattcaaaaaactgtttttattaacccttttttattcaaaaaagggGTTTTCCATAAATTACGCCACAGAATTGTAACTTGTCACAACATCGTAACTCCTTAGTATCCCAAACGAGTCCCAAAcgagtcgtcacaaaaccactaaCCCCTCCCCTTCTCCCCAagagcgtgacgtaatttatggacaacccctaagGTTTATTAGAAAATCGttttacaaattacaaaattttttatttatgaactgccttacaaaatgtttttaactgttTCTACAGTTCAAATGTTCTTTAACGAGTTAATGTTGTGTATcctatttatacattaattttcATGTCTGGCAACCATTGGCAATCATTAGTTTGACCATCAAAGtactttaagattatttttaaagtataacatttaaactgcataaaaaagttttaatttgcgTATATTTTAGATCATCTAAAAAACGGTCATGGCACGCGCAACAGAAGTTCGTGATCTTTAAAGCCTTACAACATCTTTTTATTCATTGTGTAAAGTTTATtccaaattttatttctttgttttagttttgagaaaaatttttcttttttagcaaagtaaattaaagtaaaaaaatgtttatgaaacATGAGGTTTTTATCAGCCATGCTGGTTTTGGCGATAAATCTTCTGTTTTTGTATATCTGGATTAATTTTTGTTGGatttttatgacaatttatatttttcttgaactcaaacaaaaagataaaaaagcatttggaattctctattttattttttatatgatatatttgaaaatatttttctgttttggAGAGGTGCTATcgtgtttttcaattttaatgtatattaaaaccATTTGTTTGTACTTTACATGTATGTAACACATGTAATCTCCATATGTACTTCATAATTGTTTGTTGTCTTgtctattatattaaatttatgtatttaagtAAACATGAACATTGTTTcacatttgtataaatattcatatatttgtataaatattcaGCTCAGTATTCATCGAGCTGTCTTGACACAGTTCTCTGTATGCATTGGATGTAACTTAACTTACAATATAGGTAGGCACTATGGGGGCTGGTTCTCTCAATATGCGTTGCCAATAAAACGTTAAGTTATATCTACGCATAAAGGGATTTGTGTCAATAATGATATTGTGAATTTTCTTAGAATTGTTGGTCTTTATCTCAATAAGTATcgatgaaaaaataataatgacgATTTAATAGATTATTTAAGGAGTCCTTCTGTTATTTCTGACGGCGGGTCTTTCAGTCTCAGAAGGCTTCTCGTCTaataagataaatataattttcttggtttctaaaatgtatttattgagATAAAGCTCAACTGTTTCGAagaatttgagttttttaattaaagaaatttgaaataCTATTTTTTCACGTTTTATCGAGTTCGGTTCAATAAGATGCTTTATTTTGCTGTTTGTtagaaatctttatttttttttcctatttttaactttttggatTATTCTGTATATTTACGACTTTTcagtcatttttaatttttattatgttcagATTGTTGACTTACGTTGACTTATAGATTATATCGTTTTGATTcttattgtttaagtttttaaaggattttatttttgaaaggaGTTTTTTTCGCTTAAATTTgagaaatgcattttttgttatttaaaatgaagtttttaaagaaatagtatTACAAAGTTTCTTTTGGAAAATAAATACAGGCAAAAACTGTGTTTAgtctttgtaattttaatgatcttgttttgttataaaaaattttctttctaagAGTAGAAAGATGTGGCTTCCTAAATTTCATACGTAAGAGTCACATTTCTTCTTTtagaatttgtatttttgtatcgagtgtttataataaatacggttgatttataattgaaataaagatatcatatttaaaaaatagaaattttatatagaagtatttatagaaatatttattttaattgctaCAGAATGTGCTTCGAAAGTCctgagtaaaatattttaaataaaaatcaaactattataaatagGTAACAATACATTACAGTAAAACTAATACTAATAAATAGCTGCATTAAAATGTCTTAAATGTCTTATAAATAGCTGTATTAAAATGATGCAACAATGCTTATACGAAGTTGCGTTCAATTGTTCTCCGATGCCTGTATGTTTTTTgcttaataatagtattttataataaattttagcgttgttttttatttgtgagaATTATTAAAGGAATCATTAATAAAGTCAATGGAATATGAGCCGattttcaaataatgttaaaaaattttgcatttgatTATTCGAAAGTCTTatagtacataaaaaaagtgCTTCATAGTTGAATGCAGAATAAATTATAACGCTGTGGCTAGCGCAACAGTACCGTTGCATAGTGGATCGACTCGTAGAGTCTAGCTGGACTAAATTCAATTCAAGAAATCAATTAGTAGATATTCCCATGATATTTCTGAATACTCCCTAGAGAAAAATTCGAAATATTAATTAGAGGGCATGTACTTTGTATTTTAtcgaaaacttatttaaataattggcATAAATGATATTctgtacatttaaaaaaactatgttaaaattgcaatttctttttcgtttttaattttcaaagcgtgtaactaattttattcaaatatatccAGGctgatttttttatgtattataacCACAAAAATAAGGcgtctaaaaataaaaatttggctGCCCGCGTCTGcccgttttttttaaaaaattttttcagaccGAGTGTATTCCATTACAAAATTGGAATTATTTGAAGAATGGCAAAAACATACAAAGGAACAACGAAATTCTCTTTTGGGTGACTTTATTTTGAAAGACTATACTACAGAAGATGTTACTAGTGATTcgaaaaaaaatacagttaaaaatAGCAAGCCAATCTGCTAAATTTGCGCAAAAGTGGAATGCAGCCAATAGAAATatggattattttttaaatataaataaatgttgtttagagggtaataatttagaatttaaaataaattttcatcaatcaTGTGCTTCCACAACATCTGAAGGAAGTCGGccaaagaaaaactttaaagactCATCTTTAAAAACCAAAAGACGTAGAGTTGAAGACTTATTGCAATCGCGAAGTGCCAATGAATTAACAACAGCTGCTGAAATAGCACATCGTTTGTCGGATTAAAGAAACGTAGCTGCTTCTATTAGAAAATGTACAGAAGCCTTAGCGCGAAGAAAATCTGCTGATGTTATTTGTGGTAGCAGGCAGTTGAGTAGCGATGAGGCACTTGCTTATTATGTAGATTCCAAGTGTACTAGTCACTCttataaacaaacaagaaaGTGGTCAATGAAAGCAGGGCATGAAGTGTTTCCGTCTTactataatttatgtaaatcgAAAAGGTTGTGTTACTCTTCAGAAGAATTTATTTCTATCTCAAAAACAAGAGCTGAAATTAAACTTCAAGccatattaattaaaacaactgAGCGTTTAATTAAAACCCTAAGACAATTTCCCAAAAATCCATCCTCTAATTTGTCGCTTACATTAATGAGCAAATGGGGATGTGACGGAAGTTCTGGACACAGTACCTATAAACAAAGGTTTGAGAACTTCCATGCTAATGATgagtttttgtttgtatttacgTTTGTCCCATTGAGATTGAGTGATGACTCTAATACTATTATTTGGCAAAATCCTCGGCCATCTTCAACACTTTATTgaccaattaaatttatattttcaaaagaaacacAGAAATTTACTGTAATAGAAGCTtacaaagttttgaaagaaataTCTGAACTTCTTCCAACGCTGTGTACTGTTGgcgaatttaaattttttgtgaaacACAATCTATTACTTACAATGACAGACGAAAAAGTGTGCAATGCTTTAACCGATACGCGCTCTAGACAAAAACGTTATATTTGTGGTGCTACTCCAAAAATGATGAATGGTCAATTAAAAGGTATGGTtgatacaaaagaaaattacaattttagtCTGTCTATCTTGCATGCTTCGATACGTACTTTTGAATGCTTGCTACACATTAGCTACCGTTTCGACATTAAAAAGTGGCAAATTAGAGGCAATGAGGATAAATGTTGAATCAGAGAACGTTCGGAAGAGGTTAGgcaaaagtttagaaaacaAATGGGACTTATTGTGGGTAGACCGAAACCTCATTATGGCAATACAAATGATTACAGCATTTGACGtcgaattaattaaaaaatttagtgttttATTAAGAACGCTATCTTTTGGCCGTGACATTGATTGTGCTTAAGTTTGTTCTGaaacaagtattttttatttacatttatattcgTGGTATTACATGCCTGTTACAGtgcataaaattttaacacATAGCACGGAAGTTATAAAGTCTTGTATTCTTTCAATTGACCAGCTCTCAGAATAATTCAAGAAGCACGAATTAAGAATTGTAGGAGATTTCGACGAGTTTTatgataactaaatataaaatttattatttatttcaatatattatattatttatttcaacctatttatttcaatatattatattatttatttcaacctTTCATGGCTAGAACAATGGAATACTTTTGTCCAGCTAGGTTGTATGAAACGATTCACTGTGCAAATATTATTGGTTGatgttgaaagttttatttgtacaaatttaaaaagaattgcaACTCAACATCATGCGTGTAGTATTGTGGTATCTCATTGGATCATCTTCCACGGCCATCCGGATCGAGTCCATCACtaagaaaactgtttttaaatgttttttaactattttttattgaaagttattattattgctgtaggggaaagcggggcaagaTGGCGAATGGGGTAAGATGGCTTTTCATATagcaactcaacaaaaaaacttaaaaattggtGAAAACGAAACTATAGTTAcactttgtattttaaaagtcaaatgttttttttaaatactaataatgcaattttatacgcataagtttactttttccgcttcaaaaaaaatactttgcctTCGGTTATTCATAACGAATGGTGTCCTTTGAgtgtaacttttttaagaatattttttttgtgtgtttatttaatgtttcttCAGTTAGATTAGTtggtaatatttaaatttttataaagctggAGTCagaaattgcataataagtcatcttgccccggttacgtgaccagatgacatatttatgaactttttattttaatttttatttcaagtttttctactttaaaactaaaaattcatgcaggcaatgaatCATTATGATAAAATGAACATACTGACTAGGCATTACTGCTTCAtgactgatagttttgcaataacttagggctttcaaaacgtttgccatcttgccccgctttcccctatattgAAAGttacattgattttttattatttacatacatCGACTAATATAGGGAAAGACGCAGTGAGTGTACATAAATcgactgatttagggatagACGCAatgagtgtacatacatcgactgataaGGAATGTGCGCagtgagtgtacatacatcgactgatttaGGGGTAGACACGGTGGAGCGCACATACATCGATTAAAGGTTTTAGTTTGGGCATGTATTCtttagataaaagaaaaaaaaaaatcaatcaatcaGAAACCGtgacttaaagaaaaaaatcaaagcaaCGCAGAGTGGAAAATAAAGGTCTGTTTTGgatcaaaaatcaataacttttttgtttctaaaaattaagTGTTGACATTTTGCACAAATGTAAAATGTATATGACGCttctaaagaaatatattttataaaaaaaaattttaatataaaatttgtaaataaaaatcaaaaaaattcgaAACTTTCATTTCTCATTTAATTTTTAGCTAAAcatgttctttttaattatatgaaaaacCTTTGAAAGTATTCGAAACAgcaaaaagtacataaaatacttgtttaattggaaaatatattcatattaaatttatttatatataaaaaacatttatacgaGCTTTCGGCTAAACTCTGGacttaaaacaaaaacgtactttttaaactttttaagaaacATTTTCCTTATATTAGGCTTAACTGCtttattagtttgattttttaattgttgcgTGTAATTAAGTAATTTGCATatacttttacatttacatgaaaattttcaatattttcaatattcaacatttacattttacatGAACATTTTCAAGAGTTTATAAAATCCttattatagaaatatttagaatagtttgttaataatttttatacagtttttatcaataaaatatgtCGACTTTTAAAAGCTGCAAAGTATCTTCATCAAGTTCTTGGACATTTTTGCTGTACGGTTTTCTAATGTAGGGATTGGAAGTGTACGGAAGAGTATAAAATACGTCCTTATTTGTTGCTCATCTAGAACATTTCCTGGCATGATGAAGGCgaagttttttataatctttaatacGGGATTCTTGCGCATCTTCTGAAAGTTGACCAATAGGCAGTACTGTaatgttttatgatattttctCCGTGAAGTAAAGTTTTGTGTACTGAAAACGGCATATAGTACCAAGTATAATTACTCACGTAAATGTAGGCAGTTTCTGTAACATATGTCCCAAAACTTTCAGCATTTATCATAACACTTGAGGAGAGAGCTTGTAGAATTATGTAAAGTTgcttaatcaaatttttatttactccaGTGATTCAGAAGAGCAGTTTGCATTGTGAAAAAATCTCCCAGCAGTATTACCATCATTGGTATTACAACTTACTTTTTTCGATTTGTCGACGATTAACCTTAGCTACTCACAAAAACGTTTCTGTACCTaggtcttcttttttttcttttgtcattttttttcttcacttttagCTGACCATGTTTGGAAAGACTAATTGTAGGAAATATGTAATATCATTTCCATACAGCGAATCCAGGCATGTAATGTGGAAAGTCCGTATTGATACGAACTTTCATTTTCAGGCCTTGCAGGCACTTAAGTCAAATCGTTCATTTAACGTGGAGTAGCTCCACATATTGTACATGTAGACGCAGAAGGCGTATCCGTTAATACCTGAGTCACTTTTCTATCTATCATTGTAAATTCATGTTTTACAAGTATCCTTTTACAAGGTTTGTTAATTATAGATGGCCGT
This window harbors:
- the LOC100198819 gene encoding ceramide synthase 1 isoform X2, with translation MSSSINYTLAEMGMLSWQQLQKQWSLVGPYEQITDAFLSDVSEANQMVSNDFVAILMFAVLFTLHRYVVTICLLKPIWKYLDLFPKEEKKFYESCCKSFYYAVFFIWEYYLVNIKYPELRYRLASHWEGFYQEMEIPEPIKYLYLIQSGYYIHSSFATVFMDVWKKDSIAMLYHHILALTLILFSYSVRYHCIGLIVLYLHDPSDVILEATKLGVCINKKKKNRIFEAINNFGFVFFILVWIYFRLYLYPQIVLFSTAYISVNTISHNKFYIPFNAMLILLYALNLWWFNMIMGLAYRIATGKLKELDDTREYDNTCKPQLDSKKNLNNGMKFVKDHLKNGHGTRNRSS